One window of the Salvelinus alpinus chromosome 13, SLU_Salpinus.1, whole genome shotgun sequence genome contains the following:
- the LOC139537793 gene encoding POU domain, class 4, transcription factor 3-like, whose translation MMTMNGKQHFSMHPVLQEPKYSGLHASSEGMRRVCLPAPQLQGNIFGGFDESLLARAEALAAADIVSHGKSHHFKPDVTYHTMSSVPCTSNSSTVPISHPSTLTSHQHHHHHHLNQSLEGDLLDHISSSLSVSGMGAPDSSMITTHQHHLQTMGHLHQAMAMGHPHSLSVHNGMSCVNDVESDPRELEAFAERFKQRRIKLGVTQADVGSALANLKIPGVGSLSQSTICRFESLTLSHNNMIALKPVLQAWLEEAEAAYREKNSKPDLFNGNERKRKRTSIAAPEKRSLEAYFAIQPRPSSEKIAAIAEKLDLKKNVVRVWFCNQRQKQKRMKYSAVH comes from the exons ATGATGACCATGAACGGCAAGCAGCATTTCTCTATGCACCCTGTGCTGCAGGAGCCCAAATACTCTGGCCTGCACGCGAGTTCGGAAGGCATGCGCAGAGTTTGTCTGCCTGCCCCGCAG CTCCAGGGCAATATCTTCGGTGGCTTTGATGAGAGTCTACTGGCACGCGCGGAAGCTCTGGCGGCTGCTGACATAGTCTCTCACGGCAAGAGTCACCATTTCAAGCCAGACGTGACTTACCATACCATGAGTAGTGTCCCCTGCACCTCCAACTCCTCTACGGTGCCCATCTCCCATCCTTCCACCCTGACCtctcaccaacaccaccaccaccaccacctcaaccAGAGCTTAGAGGGGGATCTTCTGGATCACATCTCATCCAGTCTCTCAGTGAGCGGGATGGGGGCTCCGGATTCCTCTATGATTACCACGCACCAGCACCACCTCCAGACCATGGGTCACCTCCACCAGGCTATGGCCATGGGTCATCCGCACTCTCTATCTGTGCACAACGGAATGTCGTGTGTCAACGACGTGGAGTCAGATCCTAGGGAGCTGGAAGCCTTTGCTGAGCGGTTCAAACAAAGGAGGATAAAGCTCGGAGTGACGCAGGCGGACGTTGGCTCAGCCCTCGCCAACCTGAAGATACCCGGGGTGGGCTCTCTCAGCCAGAGTACAATCTGCAGGTTTGAgtccctcaccctctctcacaaTAATATGATTGCGCTAAAACCTGTCCTCCAAGCCTGGCTCGAGGAGGCCGAGGCTGCTTACCGGGAGAAAAACAGCAAGCCAGACCTTTTTAATGGTAACGAAAGGAAACGAAAACGCACTTCGATAGCCGCACCTGAGAAGCGCTCGTTGGAGGCCTATTTCGCGATCCAGCCCCGTCCATCTTCGGAAAAAATTGCTGCAATTGCTGAAAAGCTGGACCTTAAAAAGAACGTGGTTCGTGTGTGGTTTTGCAACCAACGGCAAAAACAGAAAAGGATGAAATATTCCGCTGTGCATTAG